Part of the Niallia alba genome is shown below.
CAAAATCAGAATCAAGAGCAAACACCAAATCAACAACCAGCACCAGAAGTAGCACAGAATCAGGAGAAAAAGCGACCAAATTTCTGTCCAAATTGTGGGGCGAAAACAGGCGAAGGAAACTTCTGCTCGAATTGTGGGCATAAGCTAGTATAATAATGGATACAGGACGGTTCTAGTAATAGAGAGCCGTCCTGTTTATTTTTTGTGGGAAATTTCTTAACAAATAATAAGCTTAAGGAGATAATAGTTACATAACTGAAATAAGCAATAAAGAGGGAAGCTAATGAGCAGCGAGAATAATATGGAGCGGCGATTAAATACATTTATACAAGTTTCAAAAAATATTACGACAAATGATAGTTTAAAGGAATTAATTCAGCAGATTATCGAAGACGTCATTGGAGCTATTGATAAAGCAGATGCAGGTTTTTTATTACTATGGAATGAGGAAAGTCAGTATCTAGAAATTGAGGCTGCTGTCAATTTTAAGGAAGATATCTACTTGCAGAATAAGCTTCTAGAAGGAGAAGGAATTAGCGGAACTGTTTTTGCAGAAGGTAAAAGCATGCTAATTAATACAATCGAAGAAATTGAAAAAGCGATGTCTAATATGCGTAATAAGACACTTCAATATTATTTGAAGTCGACAGTTCATGCTTTAATGCCAGTTAGCTGTATGTCTGTTTTACTTGTTTATCAACAGCAAAAAATTGGCGTTCTTACAATTGATAACTTTAAAAATGACGGATTTTTTACAGAGGAGGATTTGCGTTTTTTAGAAGCAATTGGTAGTCAGATAGCAATCTCTATTGTAAATGCCCGTGCTTTTTATGAAAAACAGCAAAGAGCTCTGCAATTAGAAACCATTCTTGAACTGCATAATCAATTAAATGAGACAGTGCTGGAAGGGAATGGGATGCAATCGCTCGTAAAAAGTCTAGCTCGTAATCCCAATGACTGTATTTATTATTTTGATTCATTAGGGCGTCTTGATATTTCTCATCCAATCTCTAGTGTAGAAATTCCTTTTTTAAGTGACTGGATTAGACAGAATCGGATAAACTTGCAAACACAACAATTACAGAAAATATATAAAGACGAGGAGTTGTTTGGACAGGCTTTATCGGTCCAATCTTCATTTGGAACCATTGGATATTTGGTGATTACAGGAAAAAGCGTTCCTCTCGATATTGTGGGTGAGCTTTCCTTTCAACATGCAGCTTCTATTATTGCCATTGAGCAAATAAAGCTTCAGGAGCAACTGAAAAATAGGCAAGCGGAAAAGGAAGCTTTATTAAAGGATATTTTAAATAGCCACTTCACACCAGAGGTTCAAAGCTATTTGAAGAAGCAGGAGATGATTCCTGCAAAGTACTTTGTTTTTCTAGTAATCAAAAGCAAACAGCATTCCTTTGATGAATTGAATCAGCTTAATTTGTTAGAAGAAGGGATGCGGCAAGTATTCAAAAAGGAATTTTCGGTGATGATTTTTCCAAACCGGAATAAACTGTTTCTACTGTTAGGAGCAAAGAAGAAAGAAGCGGGGAATGTTCAAGTCATTAGACAATATGTAGAACGATTACAATCCATCTATAAGGAAATAGTCGTATATATTGGCCGTCCAGTATACTCCATGCGCCATCTACCCATGTCGTATAAAGATGCGGAATTGTTAGAGAAAGAAATGGAAAGTCATCAAAGAGAAGAATCCGTATTTGATTTTCAATCCCTTGGCTATAAGCGCTACTTATTTAATGTTCCAGAAGAAGAAGCTGAATACTTTGTAGAGAATATATTGGGCCCTATTCTCTCTAAGTCGAATAATCGAACGAAAAATGAATGGTTAAGTACATTACAAAACTACTTACAATCAAATAAAAATGTAACAAAAACAGCAGAATCTATGCATCTTCATCAAAATACAGTTTATTATCGTCTTCAGCAAATACAGGAGAAATTAAATTGTGACTTTGATGATTTAGATGATGTAACGAATTTAAAGGTAGCGTTGTTTTTATATGAACGGCGAGAACAAAATGGGGAGCGCTGAATCGTCTAAGCAATAGTTAAATGTGCAAAAGAATTTTTAATGAAAATAGCTGTTCCTAATAAAAGATAGGAACAGCTATTTCCTGTTATTCGTTGATTAAGCTTTCTTGTTTATCTTGTACAGATTCATTACTTAAATAGTTTAATGTCGCAGAGCCTAATGTCTTAGCTGCGATCAAAAGAGAGTGTTCATCAATATTGAATTTCGGATGATGATGTGGATAGACTTCCTCCCAGTTAGGATCC
Proteins encoded:
- a CDS encoding helix-turn-helix domain-containing protein; its protein translation is MSSENNMERRLNTFIQVSKNITTNDSLKELIQQIIEDVIGAIDKADAGFLLLWNEESQYLEIEAAVNFKEDIYLQNKLLEGEGISGTVFAEGKSMLINTIEEIEKAMSNMRNKTLQYYLKSTVHALMPVSCMSVLLVYQQQKIGVLTIDNFKNDGFFTEEDLRFLEAIGSQIAISIVNARAFYEKQQRALQLETILELHNQLNETVLEGNGMQSLVKSLARNPNDCIYYFDSLGRLDISHPISSVEIPFLSDWIRQNRINLQTQQLQKIYKDEELFGQALSVQSSFGTIGYLVITGKSVPLDIVGELSFQHAASIIAIEQIKLQEQLKNRQAEKEALLKDILNSHFTPEVQSYLKKQEMIPAKYFVFLVIKSKQHSFDELNQLNLLEEGMRQVFKKEFSVMIFPNRNKLFLLLGAKKKEAGNVQVIRQYVERLQSIYKEIVVYIGRPVYSMRHLPMSYKDAELLEKEMESHQREESVFDFQSLGYKRYLFNVPEEEAEYFVENILGPILSKSNNRTKNEWLSTLQNYLQSNKNVTKTAESMHLHQNTVYYRLQQIQEKLNCDFDDLDDVTNLKVALFLYERREQNGER